In Dromiciops gliroides isolate mDroGli1 chromosome 5, mDroGli1.pri, whole genome shotgun sequence, the following are encoded in one genomic region:
- the LOC122729276 gene encoding 40S ribosomal protein S27-like, which translates to MPLAKDLLHPSPEEKQKHKKKNLVQNPNSYFMDVKCPGCNKITTVFSHAQTVVLCIGCSTVLCQPTGRKARLREGCSFRRKQH; encoded by the coding sequence ATGCCTCTTGCGAAAGATCTCCTGCACCCCTCTCCTGAGGAGAAACAGAAACACAAGAAGAAGAACCTGGTGCAGAATCCGAACTCATATTTCATGGATGTAAAGTGCCCAGGCTGCAATAAAATCACCACAGTCTTCAGTCATGCACAAACAGTGGTTCTCTGTATCGGATGCTCCACTGTACTTTGTCAGCCTACAGGAAGAAAGGCAAGACTTAGAGAAGGATGCTCCTTCAGAAGGAAGCAGCACTAA